In one Synergistaceae bacterium genomic region, the following are encoded:
- the radA gene encoding DNA repair protein RadA, with amino-acid sequence VLGGGWVRGGVTLLGGEPGVGKSTLLLQVCAEMAKNGNRVLYISGEESSGQLALRGRRLGLLADGLDLLCENGLAASLEAAEGYGFMVVDSVQAFRADPENGWAGSPNQVRGVAAMAVEVAKRCQMPTVLVGHITKQGQIAGPKLLEHMVDVVLLFSGEQNSPNRLLRAEKNRFGSTEELGIFEMSDKGLSAVLDPSRLYWNGTDLGSSGVAISVVLEGSRSLAAEIQALACTTPFPYPRRTARGIETNRLQLLLAVLERRCGIPSRTSDVYLNVAGGLSLSDPASDLAICASLASALTDKALPSDVCFIGEVGLAGEVRPAARTLMRLREVARLGFKRAVISRRTPKEDAPLGVLRVASLNEVMDIFLR; translated from the coding sequence GTACTCGGCGGCGGATGGGTGCGGGGCGGAGTTACGCTTTTGGGGGGAGAGCCGGGTGTAGGCAAGTCGACGCTGTTGCTTCAGGTCTGCGCCGAAATGGCAAAAAACGGCAACAGGGTCCTCTACATATCAGGCGAGGAATCCTCAGGGCAGCTGGCGCTTCGCGGACGCAGGCTCGGCCTTCTTGCCGACGGCCTTGACCTCCTCTGCGAGAATGGGCTTGCCGCGTCGCTCGAAGCTGCGGAGGGCTACGGTTTTATGGTCGTCGACAGCGTACAGGCTTTCCGCGCAGATCCGGAAAACGGCTGGGCGGGCTCCCCCAACCAGGTCAGAGGGGTTGCCGCAATGGCGGTTGAAGTTGCAAAGCGCTGCCAGATGCCGACGGTCCTTGTAGGACACATAACAAAACAGGGGCAGATAGCAGGACCGAAGCTGCTCGAGCACATGGTGGACGTCGTCCTTCTCTTCTCCGGCGAACAGAACTCACCGAACAGGCTGCTCCGCGCGGAGAAAAACCGCTTCGGCAGCACAGAAGAGCTCGGCATATTCGAGATGTCGGACAAAGGCCTCTCGGCCGTACTTGACCCAAGCAGGCTGTACTGGAACGGTACGGACCTGGGAAGCTCCGGCGTCGCAATATCTGTTGTGCTGGAGGGCTCCCGTTCGCTTGCAGCCGAGATACAGGCTCTGGCATGCACAACGCCATTCCCCTACCCGCGCCGCACCGCACGTGGCATAGAGACCAACAGGCTCCAGCTGCTGCTTGCCGTGCTCGAACGAAGGTGCGGCATCCCTTCGCGCACCAGCGATGTCTACCTGAACGTAGCGGGAGGGCTGTCTCTGAGCGACCCTGCCTCCGACCTTGCGATATGCGCGTCGCTGGCCTCCGCTCTCACAGATAAGGCGCTTCCGTCCGATGTCTGTTTCATCGGGGAAGTGGGCCTCGCGGGAGAAGTCCGACCGGCGGCAAGGACGCTCATGAGGCTCAGGGAGGTCGCCAGGCTCGGCTTCAAACGTGCGGTCATCAGCAGAAGGACCCCAAAAGAGGATGCTCCGCTCGGGGTATTAAGAGTCGCTTCGCTCAACGAAGTGATGGATATTTTTTTGAGATGA
- a CDS encoding S-layer homology domain-containing protein, translated as MKKFLAVLAVAALVAFAAPAFAANPFMDVPAGHWAYDAVAQLAADGVVSGYPDGAFKGAQPATRYEVASVVARALATIDMEKASKQDVEMLKKLVMEFKDELDALGVKVDKIDKRVAVLEDGVGGWKIRGQFRFDAKFADSDNDVYQYNGTGNKNEFSKERFRLYLTKTIDENTSFYAQYRTGGDSSGRMGRAWGDINDGGRWSHLYVDTKLPYDVAFRVGRFAVDFEDDYGFYIDNDAVFGDFRVDGFRFKKDWGMMSATAVVGRNDNASDTIDPLDVMTYALDLHFQPSEKFFGGVTGYWMQEDGNGTVGDLDVNTYAAYAAFSFTPNIALKGMYYFQDLGDDIPQANSEDSPNAWKAILDIKQDALKFTSLWVEYSEQDNTFWDSLLDRYSIAGSQADYVAQNFTRNGGTSKWIFAKAEQKWNDKFSTFLRYANIDFDTANLDDATEFGGGIGYQYTPAIYFELCYDQVDHGDSRTGNNGGFTDTESVIRFRTDVNF; from the coding sequence ATGAAGAAATTTTTGGCAGTACTTGCAGTAGCAGCGCTGGTAGCCTTTGCGGCGCCGGCATTCGCGGCAAATCCGTTTATGGATGTGCCCGCGGGCCACTGGGCATACGACGCGGTAGCACAGCTCGCGGCAGACGGCGTAGTATCAGGTTATCCTGATGGAGCATTCAAGGGCGCGCAGCCCGCGACCCGTTATGAGGTAGCCTCGGTGGTAGCCCGCGCACTCGCGACGATCGACATGGAGAAGGCAAGCAAGCAGGACGTCGAAATGCTGAAGAAGCTCGTCATGGAATTCAAGGATGAGCTCGACGCACTCGGCGTGAAGGTCGACAAGATCGACAAGCGCGTGGCAGTCCTCGAAGACGGCGTCGGCGGATGGAAGATTCGCGGCCAGTTCCGCTTCGACGCGAAATTTGCTGACTCCGATAATGATGTCTATCAATACAATGGTACCGGCAACAAGAACGAGTTCAGCAAAGAGCGCTTCCGTCTGTACCTCACAAAGACCATTGATGAGAACACAAGCTTCTACGCCCAGTACCGTACGGGCGGAGATTCATCGGGACGTATGGGCAGAGCATGGGGAGATATCAATGACGGCGGCCGCTGGTCACATCTTTATGTTGACACAAAGCTTCCTTATGACGTCGCGTTCCGCGTCGGGCGTTTTGCCGTCGACTTTGAAGATGACTACGGCTTCTACATCGACAACGATGCAGTCTTCGGAGACTTCCGTGTTGACGGCTTCCGCTTCAAGAAGGACTGGGGCATGATGAGCGCCACTGCTGTCGTCGGACGTAACGATAATGCATCGGATACAATTGATCCCCTTGACGTTATGACATATGCTCTCGACCTTCATTTCCAGCCCAGCGAGAAGTTCTTCGGCGGAGTCACAGGATACTGGATGCAGGAAGATGGCAACGGCACCGTAGGCGATTTGGATGTCAACACATACGCGGCCTATGCGGCATTCAGCTTCACGCCGAACATCGCGCTGAAGGGCATGTACTACTTCCAGGATCTCGGCGACGACATCCCGCAGGCTAACTCCGAAGACAGCCCGAATGCATGGAAGGCGATACTCGACATCAAACAGGATGCGCTTAAGTTCACCTCCCTGTGGGTTGAGTACAGCGAGCAGGACAATACCTTCTGGGACTCCCTGCTTGACCGTTACTCGATTGCAGGAAGCCAGGCCGACTATGTTGCTCAGAACTTTACAAGGAACGGCGGGACAAGCAAATGGATCTTCGCCAAGGCGGAGCAGAAATGGAATGATAAGTTCAGCACATTCCTCCGTTATGCCAATATAGATTTTGATACGGCGAACTTGGACGATGCAACAGAGTTTGGCGGGGGTATAGGTTACCAGTACACTCCGGCAATTTACTTCGAGCTCTGCTATGACCAGGTCGACCACGGCGACAGCCGTACAGGTAACAATGGTGGATTTACTGATACGGAAAGCGTGATCCGCTTCCGTACGGACGTAAACTTCTAG
- the tadA gene encoding tRNA adenosine(34) deaminase TadA, whose translation MDDIIYMKAALEEARTALKYGEIPIGAVIVKDGEIVGRGYNRRSVDGSPFGHAEMAAMTDAAEKLRSWRFDGCTIYVTLEPCAMCAGAMVQCRMGRIVYGARDPRAGAAGSLYNIPADRRICHKCKVTSDVMGKECAEILQNFFIEKRKYRLKQDLISPAASGRNF comes from the coding sequence ATGGACGACATAATATACATGAAAGCGGCGCTTGAAGAGGCACGGACGGCGCTAAAATACGGGGAGATCCCGATAGGTGCGGTGATAGTGAAGGACGGGGAGATAGTTGGCAGAGGATACAACAGGCGCTCCGTCGACGGATCGCCGTTTGGCCACGCCGAGATGGCGGCAATGACGGACGCTGCCGAAAAACTCAGGAGCTGGCGCTTCGACGGCTGCACCATCTATGTTACGCTGGAGCCGTGCGCCATGTGCGCCGGAGCGATGGTCCAGTGCCGTATGGGCAGGATAGTGTACGGAGCGAGAGACCCCAGGGCAGGCGCGGCAGGCTCACTCTACAACATACCGGCGGACCGCAGGATATGCCATAAATGTAAAGTGACATCCGACGTGATGGGGAAGGAATGTGCCGAGATACTCCAGAATTTCTTCATAGAAAAACGAAAGTATCGGCTAAAGCAGGATCTGATATCACCTGCTGCTTCCGGCCGTAATTTTTGA
- the rpsB gene encoding 30S ribosomal protein S2, whose translation MGVVSMKQLLECGVHFGHQTRRWNPKMKPFIFTERNGIYIIDLQKTVKGLEKAYDFVREVSKSGGTLLFVGTKRQAQDPIRDEALKAGQYYINQRWLGGLLTNFATIRRRVTRMAELQGMEADGSINKYPKKEIIKLRKEREKLEKYLSGIKDMKDIPDALFIIDPRRETIAVLEARKLGIPVVAIVDTNCDPDVIDYPIPGNDDAIRAIELVVGLMSSAYIEGRQGQDARAEEPEEEAAAAAEAADAEIPVMPERLEAFVEESDKIITKIIEGQKGWKETN comes from the coding sequence ATGGGAGTAGTAAGCATGAAGCAGCTGCTTGAGTGCGGTGTCCATTTCGGACACCAGACCAGGCGCTGGAACCCGAAGATGAAGCCATTCATCTTCACGGAGCGTAACGGGATCTACATCATCGACCTCCAGAAGACGGTCAAGGGGCTTGAGAAAGCGTATGATTTTGTGCGCGAAGTTTCGAAGTCCGGCGGGACTCTTCTGTTTGTAGGGACTAAGCGTCAGGCGCAGGATCCTATCCGCGATGAAGCTCTAAAGGCCGGACAGTATTACATAAACCAGCGCTGGCTGGGCGGCCTTCTCACCAATTTTGCGACGATCCGCCGGCGCGTGACGCGCATGGCCGAGCTTCAGGGGATGGAAGCGGACGGTTCTATCAACAAGTATCCCAAAAAAGAAATTATCAAGCTGCGCAAGGAACGTGAAAAACTGGAAAAGTATCTTTCAGGCATAAAGGATATGAAGGATATTCCCGACGCCCTGTTTATAATTGACCCGCGCCGCGAGACGATAGCAGTGCTTGAGGCCCGTAAGCTCGGTATTCCCGTTGTTGCGATAGTAGACACGAACTGCGATCCCGATGTCATCGACTACCCGATCCCCGGCAATGATGACGCGATCCGTGCCATTGAGCTCGTCGTCGGCCTTATGTCGAGCGCTTACATTGAGGGCCGCCAGGGACAGGACGCAAGGGCAGAAGAGCCGGAAGAGGAAGCAGCCGCAGCGGCTGAGGCCGCAGATGCGGAAATTCCCGTTATGCCTGAGCGGCTCGAGGCTTTTGTCGAAGAGAGCGATAAGATTATCACAAAGATAATCGAAGGGCAGAAGGGCTGGAAGGAGACCAACTAA
- the tsf gene encoding translation elongation factor Ts codes for MADITAALVSELRARTSVGMMDCKKALVECGGDIDKAVDHLREKGLAKAAKKADRNASQGMIFSYIHSNAKIGVLLELNCETDFVARTDEFQTLGHEIALHIAASNPSYIKPEDVPAEVIEHETEIIKAQAREEGKPEKMLDRIAEGRINKFYEENCLLEQKYVRDPDKKIKDLLIENIAKIGENIVVRRFARFMIES; via the coding sequence ATGGCAGATATTACGGCAGCACTTGTATCTGAGCTTCGCGCGCGCACTTCCGTCGGAATGATGGATTGCAAGAAGGCACTCGTCGAATGCGGCGGTGACATAGATAAGGCAGTCGACCATCTTCGCGAAAAAGGACTTGCCAAGGCGGCGAAAAAGGCAGATCGCAACGCGTCTCAGGGTATGATCTTCAGCTATATCCACAGCAACGCAAAGATCGGCGTGCTTCTGGAGCTGAACTGCGAGACTGACTTTGTCGCGCGCACTGATGAGTTCCAGACTCTGGGACACGAGATAGCATTGCATATAGCGGCGTCGAACCCGTCATACATAAAGCCGGAAGATGTCCCGGCGGAAGTTATCGAGCATGAGACAGAAATCATCAAGGCGCAGGCCCGGGAAGAGGGCAAGCCCGAGAAGATGCTCGACAGGATAGCGGAAGGGCGCATCAACAAGTTTTACGAGGAGAATTGCCTTCTTGAGCAGAAGTACGTCCGTGACCCGGACAAAAAAATAAAGGACCTGCTGATCGAAAACATAGCGAAGATAGGCGAAAATATCGTGGTGCGCCGCTTCGCGCGTTTCATGATCGAGTCGTAG
- the pyrH gene encoding UMP kinase: MQQKYKRVLLKLSGEVLAGEFHFGLDYDAIKDICEQIVEVANEGVQISMVVGGGNIIRGSQTVRVERAQADYMGMLGTVINALALQDALERLGQPTRVQSAIEMRQIAETVIRRRAIRHLEKGRIVIFAAGTGSPYFSTDTTAALRASEIGADCVLKATKVDGIYSMDPAKFPEAERMAKISYMDALGMRLQVMDAAAFSLCQENNIPIIVFDVLKKGNLRRLLIDGEDIGSIVSN; the protein is encoded by the coding sequence GTGCAGCAGAAATATAAAAGGGTACTGCTCAAACTTTCCGGAGAGGTGCTTGCCGGCGAATTCCATTTTGGCCTGGACTATGATGCGATCAAGGATATCTGTGAGCAGATAGTAGAAGTCGCAAACGAAGGCGTCCAGATCTCTATGGTGGTAGGCGGAGGTAATATCATCCGGGGTTCTCAGACGGTAAGGGTGGAGAGGGCGCAGGCTGACTACATGGGAATGCTTGGCACGGTGATCAACGCTCTGGCCCTGCAGGATGCCCTTGAGAGGCTTGGGCAGCCTACGCGTGTGCAGTCCGCGATAGAGATGAGGCAGATAGCCGAGACCGTCATCAGGCGCCGCGCGATCCGCCACCTCGAAAAGGGACGTATAGTCATTTTCGCGGCAGGCACGGGCTCGCCTTATTTTTCGACAGATACGACCGCGGCTCTGAGGGCTTCTGAAATTGGTGCAGATTGCGTCTTGAAAGCTACGAAGGTCGATGGTATATATAGTATGGATCCTGCGAAATTTCCCGAGGCGGAGCGTATGGCGAAAATTTCGTACATGGACGCGCTCGGTATGCGTCTGCAGGTGATGGATGCGGCTGCTTTTTCTCTTTGTCAGGAGAACAATATTCCGATCATCGTCTTTGATGTGCTTAAGAAGGGGAACCTTCGCAGGCTTCTCATAGACGGGGAGGATATAGGTTCGATCGTAAGCAATTAA
- the frr gene encoding ribosome recycling factor, with the protein MPQNLIKDLKTRSEKTLEYLKGNLQGIRTGRAHPALVEDIKVEYFGTPTPIRNMGTVNVPEARQIVITPWDKTAIKAIEKAIQASQLGINPQNDGESIRLNMPELTQARRVELSKIVSKTAEEARIAIRNIRRDVVE; encoded by the coding sequence GTGCCTCAGAATTTGATCAAAGACCTCAAGACCCGCAGTGAAAAGACACTGGAATATCTCAAGGGGAACTTGCAGGGTATCCGTACAGGAAGGGCGCATCCCGCGCTGGTGGAAGACATTAAGGTCGAATACTTCGGTACTCCTACGCCTATCAGGAACATGGGGACTGTCAACGTGCCTGAGGCGAGGCAGATAGTGATCACACCGTGGGACAAGACGGCGATAAAGGCTATTGAGAAGGCTATACAGGCCTCTCAGCTTGGGATCAACCCCCAGAACGACGGGGAGTCCATCCGCCTCAACATGCCGGAGCTTACGCAGGCGCGCCGTGTCGAACTGTCCAAAATAGTCAGCAAGACCGCTGAGGAAGCTCGTATCGCTATACGCAATATACGCCGCGATGTGGTCGAAAG